From the Nymphalis io chromosome 1, ilAglIoxx1.1, whole genome shotgun sequence genome, one window contains:
- the LOC126768917 gene encoding uncharacterized protein LOC126768917 isoform X4, translated as MRRSAYLLFAICLAFANATERVRRGYGGGGGGGGGGGFGFGGGGGFGYGGVGGAGGGAGGGFGGGLDVIREGVHGILGKVHEGINHLKGSGGFSASGGIGGGLAGGAGSGGGSGFGGGNGAGGGGGLGGGNEKSIYTKSDDGKSGGFAFTGTTGNGGYGGGGGYSSGGSGSGYGGGAGFGAGGGSGGGTGGSNGKGGYGGGNSGFGGSDGSGGLGGGAGGGIGGGIGGGIGGGNGAENGGGKGQSGSSGFGGGTGGGYGGGAGGGLGSGSGGSGGGSGGSGGYGSGLGGGHGGSHGGSSGFGGGSGGSGGYGGGSGIGGGSGGGHGSGLGGSGGLGGGSGGSGGYGSGSGLGGGSGGGHGSGLGGSGGFGGGSSGSGGYGGGSGLGGGSGGGHGSSLGGSGGLGSGTSGSGGYGGGAGGGLGGGAGGGLGGGYGGSGTGSGGSSGGHGGSGGYGSANGGSSVFGGGHGGSGSGGGLGGGLGGGFGGGIGGGLSSGLGGGLGGLGSLGGSSGFGGHGGGQGGGSGDYGSSGSGSGGYGSSGGANGGGCGSGSCGGCGSGSCGGQGGAFASAKASASASASSYGK; from the exons ATGAGACGGTCGGCTTACTTATTATTTGCCATTTGCTTGGCTTTCGCAAATGCTACTG AAAGAGTCCGTAGAGGTTACGGCGGTGGCGGAGGCGGAGGTGGGGGTGGTGGATTCGGTTTCGGGGGTGGAGGAGGTTTTGGCTACGGAGGCGTTGGTGGCGCTGGAGGTGGTGCCGGTGGTGGCTTCGGAGGAGGACTCGATGTTATTCGTGAAGGTGTACACGGCATTCTTGGAAAAGTTCACGAAGGCATAAACCATCTTAAAGGAAGTGGTGGCTTCAGTGCCAGCGGTGGAATAGGTGGAGGTCTTGCTGGTGGAGCTGGCAGTGGCGGTGGTAGTGGCTTCGGAGGAGGAAATGGAGCAGGCGGTGGTGGAGGCTTAGGAGGAGGAAATGAGAAATCTATATATACAAAGTCAGATGATGGCAAATCGGGTGGTTTTGCTTTCACTGGTACAACTGGCAATGGCGGATACGGCGGTGGAGGTGGTTATAGCAGTGGAGGAAGTGGTAGTGGCTATGGAGGGGGTGCTGGATTTGGAGCTGGCGGTGGGTCTGGTGGAGGAACTGGTGGCTCTAATGGAAAAGGAGGATATGGCGGCGGAAATTCAGGATTTGGCGGTAGTGATGGATCTGGAGGACTAGGAGGAGGGGCCGGTGGTGGAATCGGTGGTGGGATTGGCGGTGGAATCGGTGGTGGAAACGGTGCCGAAAATGGTGGTGGAAAGGGCCAAAGTGGATCAAGCGGATTTGGAGGTGGCACTGGTGGTGGTTATGGCGGCGGAGCTGGAGGTGGTTTGGGTAGTGGAAGTGGAGGTTCTGGAGGAGGCAGTGGTGGATCCGGAGGATATGGCAGTGGCCTAGGAGGAGGTCATGGAGGCAGCCATGGTGGATCAAGTGGTTTTGGAGGAGGCAGTGGTGGATCCGGAGGATACGGTGGTGGATCTGGCATTGGAGGAGGTTCTGGAGGAGGTCATGGAAGTGGCCTTGGTGGATCAGGTGGTTTAGGAGGAGGCAGTGGTGGATCCGGAGGATACGGTAGTGGATCTGGCCTCGGAGGAGGTTCTGGAGGAGGTCATGGAAGCGGCCTTGGTGGATCAGGAGGCTTTGGAGGAGGCAGTAGTGGATCCGGAGGATACGGTGGCGGATCTGGCCTTGGAGGAGGTTCTGGAGGAG GCCATGGAAGTAGCCTTGGTGGATCAGGTGGTCTTGGAAGTGGTACCAGTGGATCTGGAGGTTATGGAGGAGGGGCAGGCGGTGGTCTAGGCGGTGGTGCTGGTGGTGGCTTAGGAGGAGGATACGGAGGATCCGGAACTGGAAGTGGAGGTAGTAGTGGAGGACATGGTGGATCTGGAGGTTACGGTAGTGCAAATGGTGGTAGTAGTGTGTTCGGAGGGGGGCATGGTGGATCTGGATCTGGAGGTGGATTAGGTGGTGGTCTTGGCGGAGGTTTCGGAGGAGGCATTGGAGGAGGACTTAGCAGTGGGCTTGGCGGTGGACTAGGTGGACTAGGAAGCCTTGGAGGTTCAAGTGGATTTGGTGGTCATGGAGGTGGCCAAGGCGGTGGCTCAGGAGACTATGGAAGCTCTGGCAGTGGTTCTGGTGGCTACGGAAGCTCTGGTGGTGCCAACGGGGGAGGTTGCGGTTCAGGATCCTGTGGTGGATGTGGGTCTGGTTCTTGTGGTGGACAAGGAGGTGCATTTGCTAGTGCCAAAGCATCTGCCTCTGCTAGCGCTAGCAGTTACggaaaataa
- the LOC126768917 gene encoding uncharacterized protein LOC126768917 isoform X2, with amino-acid sequence MRRSAYLLFAICLAFANATERVRRGYGGGGGGGGGGGFGFGGGGGFGYGGVGGAGGGAGGGFGGGLDVIREGVHGILGKVHEGINHLKGSGGFSASGGIGGGLAGGAGSGGGSGFGGGNGAGGGGGLGGGNEKSIYTKSDDGKSGGFAFTGTTGNGGYGGGGGYSSGGSGSGYGGGAGFGAGGGSGGGTGGSNGKGGYGGGNSGFGGSDGSGGLGGGAGGGIGGGIGGGIGGGNGAENGGGKGQSGSSGFGGGTGGGYGGGAGGGLGSGSGGSGGGSGGSGGYGSGLGGGHGGSHGGSSGLGGGSGGSGGYGSGSGLGGGSGGGHGSGLGGSGGFGGGSSGSGGYGGGSGLGGGSGGGHGSGLGGSGGFGGGSSISGGYGGGSGLGGSSAGGHGSSLGGSGGLGSGTSGSGGYGGGAGGGLGGGAGGGLGGGYGGSGTGSGGSSGGHGGSGGYGSANGGSSVFGGGHGGSGSGGGLGGGLGGGFGGGIGGGLSSGLGGGLGGLGSLGGSSGFGGHGGGQGGGSGDYGSSGSGSGGYGSSGGANGGGCGSGSCGGCGSGSCGGQGGAFASAKASASASASSYGK; translated from the exons ATGAGACGGTCGGCTTACTTATTATTTGCCATTTGCTTGGCTTTCGCAAATGCTACTG AAAGAGTCCGTAGAGGTTACGGCGGTGGCGGAGGCGGAGGTGGGGGTGGTGGATTCGGTTTCGGGGGTGGAGGAGGTTTTGGCTACGGAGGCGTTGGTGGCGCTGGAGGTGGTGCCGGTGGTGGCTTCGGAGGAGGACTCGATGTTATTCGTGAAGGTGTACACGGCATTCTTGGAAAAGTTCACGAAGGCATAAACCATCTTAAAGGAAGTGGTGGCTTCAGTGCCAGCGGTGGAATAGGTGGAGGTCTTGCTGGTGGAGCTGGCAGTGGCGGTGGTAGTGGCTTCGGAGGAGGAAATGGAGCAGGCGGTGGTGGAGGCTTAGGAGGAGGAAATGAGAAATCTATATATACAAAGTCAGATGATGGCAAATCGGGTGGTTTTGCTTTCACTGGTACAACTGGCAATGGCGGATACGGCGGTGGAGGTGGTTATAGCAGTGGAGGAAGTGGTAGTGGCTATGGAGGGGGTGCTGGATTTGGAGCTGGCGGTGGGTCTGGTGGAGGAACTGGTGGCTCTAATGGAAAAGGAGGATATGGCGGCGGAAATTCAGGATTTGGCGGTAGTGATGGATCTGGAGGACTAGGAGGAGGGGCCGGTGGTGGAATCGGTGGTGGGATTGGCGGTGGAATCGGTGGTGGAAACGGTGCCGAAAATGGTGGTGGAAAGGGCCAAAGTGGATCAAGCGGATTTGGAGGTGGCACTGGTGGTGGTTATGGCGGCGGAGCTGGAGGTGGTTTGGGTAGTGGAAGTGGAGGTTCTGGAGGAGGCAGTGGTGGATCCGGAGGATATGGCAGTGGCCTAGGAGGAGGTCATGGAGGCAGCCATGGTGGATCAA GTGGTTTAGGAGGAGGCAGTGGTGGATCCGGAGGATACGGTAGTGGATCTGGCCTCGGAGGAGGTTCTGGAGGAGGTCATGGAAGCGGCCTTGGTGGATCAGGAGGCTTTGGAGGAGGCAGTAGTGGATCCGGAGGATACGGTGGCGGATCTGGCCTTGGAGGAGGTTCTGGAGGAGGTCATGGAAGCGGCCTTGGTGGATCAGGTGGCTTTGGAGGAGGCAGTAGTATATCCGGAGGATACGGCGGCGGATCTGGCCTTGGAGGAAGTTCTGCGGGAGGCCATGGAAGTAGCCTTGGTGGATCAGGTGGTCTTGGAAGTGGTACCAGTGGATCTGGAGGTTATGGAGGAGGGGCAGGCGGTGGTCTAGGCGGTGGTGCTGGTGGTGGCTTAGGAGGAGGATACGGAGGATCCGGAACTGGAAGTGGAGGTAGTAGTGGAGGACATGGTGGATCTGGAGGTTACGGTAGTGCAAATGGTGGTAGTAGTGTGTTCGGAGGGGGGCATGGTGGATCTGGATCTGGAGGTGGATTAGGTGGTGGTCTTGGCGGAGGTTTCGGAGGAGGCATTGGAGGAGGACTTAGCAGTGGGCTTGGCGGTGGACTAGGTGGACTAGGAAGCCTTGGAGGTTCAAGTGGATTTGGTGGTCATGGAGGTGGCCAAGGCGGTGGCTCAGGAGACTATGGAAGCTCTGGCAGTGGTTCTGGTGGCTACGGAAGCTCTGGTGGTGCCAACGGGGGAGGTTGCGGTTCAGGATCCTGTGGTGGATGTGGGTCTGGTTCTTGTGGTGGACAAGGAGGTGCATTTGCTAGTGCCAAAGCATCTGCCTCTGCTAGCGCTAGCAGTTACggaaaataa